In Zingiber officinale cultivar Zhangliang chromosome 11B, Zo_v1.1, whole genome shotgun sequence, a single window of DNA contains:
- the LOC122034203 gene encoding methylcrotonoyl-CoA carboxylase beta chain, mitochondrial-like, with translation MLRAVTKRSWRGLPRRHCQATQPFCSAVLPDGIDRNTDAFSRNSAAVRDLVSQLKSNIHKVLGGGGHRAVERNRNRNKLLPRERIDRIIDPGSSFLELSQLAGFDLYEDALPSGGIITGIGPVHGRLCMFVANDPTVKGGTYYPITVKKHLRAQEIAAECNLPCIYIVDSGGANLPRQADVFPDRDNFGRIFYNQAKMSADGIPQIALVVGSCTAGGAYIPAMADESVIVKENGTIFLAGPPLVKAATGEEVSAEDLGGASMHCKVSGVSDHFAEDEIHGLTIGRNIVKNLHMAGRWANSSPNISSFYKDPLYDEKELQLIAPVDQKQPFDIRSVISRIVDGSEFEEFKKLYGTTLVTGFARIYGQPVGIIGNNGILFIESALKGSHFIELCAQRSIPLIFLQNITGFMVGSKSEANGIAKAGAKMVMAVSCAKVPKITIIIGGSFGAGNYGMCGRAYSPNFLFLWPTAKISVMGGMQAAGVLAQIERSNKKKQGIEWTKEEEEKFKSKVVEAYDKEGSPYFSTARLWDDGIIDPSDTRKVVGLCLSASTKPVPQDTKYGVFRM, from the exons ATGCTAAGAGCTGTTACTAAGCGATCGTGGAGAGGTCTCCCACGTCGCCACTGCCAGGCGACGCAGCCCTTCTGCTCCGCCGTGCTGCCTGATGGCATCGACCGAAACACCGACGCCTTTTCTCGCAACTCCGCGGCCGTTCGGGACCTCGTCTCCCAACTCAAATCCAACATCCATAAG GTCCTTGGCGGCGGAGGCCATCGAGCTGTCGAGAGGAATAGGAACCGAAATAAGCTGCTTCCCAGGGAGCGGATCGACCGGATAATCGATCCTGGGTCTTCGTTTCTTGAGCTGTCTCAG CTTGCAGGATTTGACCTATATGAAGATGCATTACCTTCAGGGGGAATTATTACTGGAATAGGACCTGTGCATGGGCGGCTGTGCATGTTTGTAGCAAATGATCCCACTGTTAAGGGTGGGACATACTACCCCATTACTGTTAAGAAGCATCTAAGAGCGCAAGAAATTGCTGCTGAATGTAATTTGCCATGCATATATATTGTTGACAGTGGGGGTGCTAATCTTCCAAGACAAGCTGATGTCTTTCCTGACCGGGACAACTTTGGTAGGATATTTTATAACCAAGCCAAAATGTCTGCTGACGGCATACCCCAGATTGCCCTGGTTGTAGGTTCTTGTACTGCTGGTGGTGCTTATATACCTGCAATGGCTGATGAAAGTGTCATTGTCAAAGAGAATGGAACAATATTTCTAGCTGGACCTCCTCTTGTGAAG GCTGCTACAGGTGAAGAGGTGTCTGCCGAGGATTTGGGAGGTGCATCCATGCATTGTAAGGTATCAGGAGTATCAGATCATTTTGCAGAAG ATGAAATTCATGGCCTGACAATTGGGAGAAATATAGTTAAAAACCTACACATGGCTGGGAGATGGGCAAATAGTTCACCAAACATCTCTTCTTTTTATAAAGATCCATTATATGATGAGAAGGAACTTCAATTGATAGCACCTGTTGATCAGAAGCAGCCCTTTGATATTAGATCTGTGATTTCTCGCATTGTTGATGGAAGCGAATTTGAAGAATTCAAGAAGTTATATGGCACA ACACTTGTGACAGGTTTCGCAAGAATCTATGGACAACCAGTTGGAATAATCGGAAATAATGGCATATTGTTTATTGAATCTGCTCTAAAAGGATCTCATTTTATTGAGTTATGTGCACAGCGTAGTATTCCTTTGATATTTCTTCAGAATATCACTGGATTTATG GTTGGATCAAAGTCTGAGGCAAATGGTATTGCTAAAGCTGGAGCCAAAATGGTTATGGCTGTTTCCTGTGCAAAG GTTCCTAAGATAACAATAATTATTGGTGGAAGTTTTGGTGCTGGGAATTATGGAATGTGTGGACGAGCATACAGTCCCAACTTCTTGTTTCTATGGCCTACTGCGAAGATATCTGTGATGGGTGGCATGCAG GCTGCTGGTGTTCTTGCCCAAATTGAGAGGAGCAACAAGAAAAAACAAGGAATTGAG tggaccaaggaagaagaggagaaatttAAGAGCAAGGTTGTAGAGGCATATGACAAAGAAGGAAGCCCCTATTTCTCCACTGCAAGGCTGTGGGATGATGGCATCATCGACCCCTCTGACACTAGAAAGGTCGTTGGCCTCTGTCTTTCTGCTTCAACTAAGCCTGTTCCTCAGGATACCAAATATGGTGTCTTCCGAATGTGA